One window of the Triticum dicoccoides isolate Atlit2015 ecotype Zavitan chromosome 3B, WEW_v2.0, whole genome shotgun sequence genome contains the following:
- the LOC119278124 gene encoding protein XRI1-like, translating to MMGFDGGIGDQSEMWDWQSQEFDLQKDLLPVPSTSLWAEANHSEVDSWSLFDEQTPIKECTDIDLPFCDIGDIIIKDFDEGKETLQAKRRRMLQFCPDNAEMDCCSLTDGLLENLQVDLDFSSDEHLLQCDGTEEIPEQWLVDCSQDSENRSPPEEVKSPSAAVEANISALQNSLIELEEQPITKVEKKPPQAKPTPLKAGRSVIRAKKLKVASVAYPFELIKPCGFRGDTTLRDINRKILAPPSYRIKHKIDEASAPYQEASAISGKPVVHKTKIHTEGGKGSITITRTRG from the exons ATGATGGGCTTCGACGGCGGCATTGGCGATCAGAG TGAGATGTGGGACTGGCAGAGTCAAGAGTTCGATTTGCAGAAGGATCTGTTACCAG TTCCATCTACCTCCCTGTGGGCTGAAGCAAACCACAGTGAGGTTGATTCTTGGAGCCTGTTCGATGAGCAAACCCCAATTAAAGAATGTACAGACATAGATTTACCCTTCTGTGATATAGGAG ATATTATTATCAAGGACTTTGATGAAGGAAAGGAAACCTTACAAGCTAAACGAAGGCGTATGCTGCAGTTCTGTCCAGACAATGCTGAG ATGGATTGTTGTTCTCTGACGGATGGGCTCTTGGAAAATCTGCAAGTGGATTTGGATTTCTCTA GTGACGAGCATTTGTTACAGTGTGATGGGACAGAGGAAATACCTGAACAATGGCTGGTTGATTGCTCACAAGACAGTGAGAATCGTTCGCCGCCGGAAGAAGT GAAAAGCCCTAGTGCTGCTGTGGAAGCCAATATCTCTG CTCTTCAGAATTCGTTAATCGAGCTTGAGGAGCAGCCTATCACGAAAGTTGAGAAGAAACCTCCGCAAGCTAAACCTACACCTCTGAAAG CTGGAAGAAGCGTCATCAGAGCAAAGAAGCTGAAAGTGGCATCGGTGGCCTACCCATTCGAGCTCATCAAGCCGTGCGGGTTCCGCGGCGACACCACCCTGAGGGACATAAACCGGAAGATCCTCGCTCCTCCCTCGTACAGGATCAAGCACAAGATCGACGAGGCGTCCGCCCCGTACCAGGAGGCCTCGGCCATCTCCGGGAAGCCGGTGGTCCACAAGACAAAGATCCACACCGAAGGGGGGAAAGGCAGCATCACCATCACAAGAACGAGAGGCTGA